Proteins from a single region of Streptomyces spinoverrucosus:
- a CDS encoding ZIP family metal transporter produces the protein MAVFVALGAFLMTLAGGWTAQRVTDRRHLVLGLAGGLMLGVVGLDLLPEALDAAGAEVFGVPAALLLFVTGFLFAHLVERLLAAHGGDEHHRTPEVGLTAAGAMVVHSAMDGVAIGAAFQIGDGMGLAVSVAVVAHDFADGFNTFTITALYGNARRRAVAMLFADAVAPVAGAASTLLVAIPEPALGGYLGLFGGALLYLAAAEILPEAHHKHPAGPTLLCTIGGAAFIWLVVGIAE, from the coding sequence ATGGCGGTGTTCGTCGCGCTGGGCGCGTTCCTGATGACGCTGGCGGGTGGCTGGACGGCACAGCGTGTGACGGACCGCCGTCACCTCGTGCTGGGCCTGGCCGGCGGCCTGATGCTGGGCGTGGTGGGCCTGGACCTGCTGCCGGAGGCGCTGGACGCGGCGGGTGCGGAGGTGTTCGGTGTCCCCGCGGCCCTGTTGCTGTTCGTGACCGGTTTCCTCTTCGCCCATCTGGTGGAACGTCTGCTCGCCGCGCACGGCGGCGACGAGCACCACCGCACTCCCGAGGTGGGCCTGACCGCGGCCGGCGCGATGGTCGTGCACAGCGCCATGGACGGCGTGGCGATCGGCGCCGCGTTCCAGATCGGCGACGGCATGGGCCTGGCGGTCTCGGTGGCCGTCGTCGCCCATGACTTCGCGGACGGCTTCAACACCTTCACGATCACGGCCCTGTACGGCAACGCCCGCCGCCGGGCGGTCGCGATGCTGTTCGCGGACGCGGTGGCCCCGGTCGCGGGCGCGGCGAGCACCCTGCTGGTCGCCATCCCGGAGCCCGCCCTCGGCGGCTATCTCGGCCTCTTCGGCGGAGCACTGCTCTACCTGGCCGCCGCCGAGATCCTCCCCGAGGCCCACCACAAGCACCCCGCCGGCCCGACGCTGCTGTGCACCATCGGGGGCGCTGCGTTCATCTGGCTGGTGGTGGGGATTGCCGAGTGA
- the cobI gene encoding precorrin-2 C(20)-methyltransferase, whose protein sequence is MSSRLIGVGVGPGDPELVTVKGVNALRAADVVVVPVMDTGERGRAEATVLHYVPEEKVVRVVFALNERTDRGRREAAWDAAGERVAGLLRQYASVAFATIGDPNVYSTFTYLAQTIAELVPGTVVETVPGITAMQDLAARSGAVLTEGTEPLTLVPVTAGAAVLKDALNGPGTVVAYKFGRQAGEVAEALRESGRIEGAVWGSALGLPEESIRPAGELDGAPLPYLSTLIAPARRDGGRGGKL, encoded by the coding sequence ATGAGCAGCAGGCTGATCGGAGTGGGCGTCGGGCCGGGCGATCCGGAGCTGGTGACCGTGAAGGGCGTCAACGCCCTGCGCGCCGCCGATGTCGTCGTCGTACCGGTGATGGACACGGGTGAGCGGGGGCGCGCCGAGGCGACGGTGCTGCATTACGTGCCGGAGGAGAAGGTCGTCCGGGTGGTGTTCGCGCTGAACGAGCGGACCGACCGGGGCCGGCGCGAGGCGGCGTGGGACGCGGCGGGCGAGCGGGTCGCCGGGTTGCTGCGGCAGTACGCCTCCGTCGCCTTCGCCACCATCGGCGACCCGAACGTGTACTCCACGTTCACCTATCTCGCGCAGACCATCGCGGAGTTGGTCCCGGGCACCGTCGTCGAGACCGTGCCCGGCATCACCGCCATGCAGGACCTCGCCGCGCGGTCGGGTGCCGTGCTGACGGAGGGGACCGAGCCGCTCACGCTGGTGCCGGTGACCGCCGGGGCCGCCGTGCTGAAGGACGCGCTGAACGGACCCGGGACCGTCGTCGCCTACAAGTTCGGCCGGCAGGCCGGTGAGGTCGCGGAGGCACTGCGCGAGAGCGGGCGGATCGAGGGTGCCGTGTGGGGGTCGGCGCTCGGACTGCCGGAGGAGTCGATCCGGCCCGCCGGTGAGCTCGACGGGGCGCCGCTGCCGTATCTCTCCACGCTCATCGCGCCCGCGCGGCGCGACGGCGGGCGGGGCGGCAAGCTGTGA
- the cobM gene encoding precorrin-4 C(11)-methyltransferase: MAEATTGKVTFVGAGPGAADLLTFRAARAIAAADVVIWAASLVQAEVLEHAREGAEILDSATMSLEDVVAVYRKAHAEGLRVARIHSGDPALWGGTQEQLDRCAELGIATEVVPGVSAFSAVAALARRELTIPEVAQSVVLTRLGGGKTPMPPGEEVREFARHGTTMAIFLSAARSGQLVRELLEGGYPTTTPVVVAYQATWPEELVVKCTIGRLEETVKEHKLWKHTLFLVGPALDAHGTRSHLYHPGHFHGYRKADPEARKALRARGAQT; this comes from the coding sequence ATGGCCGAAGCCACCACCGGCAAGGTGACCTTCGTCGGTGCCGGCCCCGGCGCCGCCGATCTGCTGACGTTCCGCGCCGCGCGCGCCATCGCCGCGGCCGACGTCGTGATCTGGGCGGCGAGCCTGGTCCAGGCGGAGGTCCTCGAACACGCCCGCGAGGGCGCCGAGATCCTCGACTCGGCGACGATGTCGCTGGAGGACGTCGTCGCCGTCTACCGGAAGGCCCACGCCGAGGGGCTGAGGGTCGCCCGCATCCACTCCGGCGACCCGGCGCTGTGGGGCGGTACGCAGGAGCAGCTCGACCGGTGTGCCGAGCTCGGCATCGCCACCGAGGTCGTGCCCGGCGTGTCCGCGTTCTCCGCCGTCGCCGCGCTCGCCCGACGTGAGCTGACGATCCCGGAGGTCGCGCAGTCCGTCGTGCTCACCCGGCTCGGCGGCGGCAAGACGCCGATGCCGCCCGGTGAGGAGGTGCGCGAGTTCGCCCGGCACGGCACCACCATGGCGATCTTCCTGTCGGCGGCCCGCAGCGGCCAGCTGGTGCGGGAACTGCTGGAGGGCGGCTATCCGACGACCACGCCGGTCGTGGTCGCGTACCAGGCGACCTGGCCGGAGGAGCTGGTCGTGAAGTGCACGATCGGGAGGCTGGAGGAGACGGTGAAGGAGCACAAGCTCTGGAAGCACACCCTCTTCCTGGTCGGCCCGGCCCTCGACGCGCACGGCACCCGCTCGCACCTCTACCACCCCGGCCACTTCCACGGCTACCGCAAGGCCGACCCGGAGGCCCGCAAGGCGCTGCGCGCGCGGGGTGCGCAGACGTGA